One Artemia franciscana chromosome 6, ASM3288406v1, whole genome shotgun sequence DNA window includes the following coding sequences:
- the LOC136028285 gene encoding acidic fibroblast growth factor intracellular-binding protein B-like isoform X1: MTELDVFVGSTFVMDEEIFQLWVDGHSVETATHILFRRLKDFSPDYSKEVVLSYVLGQYRTYEMLEKLLWTPKKLVTQWAYQMTEQTKQCLIHKYYDLNLPVVREILNKKYSSRSRKDLDEISEKTNVNLKSCRRQFDNLRRIQKCVEELPGNTSDNIKNHFLLSDILANIYAAITFISVNRLEVSKRRLQCVSSQVLFNCAQGLMKHWGAGEMSKDASEKNRMEILEKEADSDIDLDRDFLADVCEIKLITEREKEFRTSVCAKVHKIIPEKPYQEIESSFKIFFKSSVSISSGLHRSREIKSFFVDLTEKIIEPLKQAKWSKKDFLIFIETYDDIGAHIVSRLDSRICETWKRYNKGIMLCLGFMYL; encoded by the coding sequence ATGACCGAACTTGATGTTTTTGTGGGAAGTACATTTGTTATGGATGAGGAAATATTTCAACTATGGGTCGACGGCCATTCTGTTGAAACCGCCACGCACATTTTGTTTAGGAGATTGAAAGATTTTTCACCAGACTATAGTAAAGAGGTTGTATTATCATACGTGTTGGGCCAGTATAGGACATATGAGATGCTTGAAAAACTGTTATGGACTCCAAAAAAGTTAGTGACTCAGTGGGCCTACCAGATGACAGAACAGACAAAACAATGTTTGATTCATAAATATTATGATCTAAACTTGCCTGTGGTCCGtgaaatattaaacaaaaaatattctagcaGAAGCAGAAAAGACCTGGATGAAATAAGTGAGAAAACGAATGTGAATCTAAAAAGCTGTCGTCGGCAGTTTGATAACCTCAGAAGAATACAAAAGTGTGTTGAAGAATTGCCTGGAAATACTTCAGATAATATCAAAAACCACTTTTTACTTAGTGATATTTTGGCAAATATATATGCAGCTATTACATTCATATCAGTGAACCGACTGGAAGTGTCGAAGCGTCGACTCCAGTGCGTAAGCTCCCAAGTGCTTTTTAATTGTGCTCAAGGGTTGATGAAACACTGGGGCGCGGGAGAAATGTCGAAGGACGCATCAGAAAAGAACCGAATGGAAATTCTTGAAAAAGAGGCTGATAGCGATATTGATTTGGATCGTGATTTTTTAGCTGATGTTTGtgaaatcaaattaattacAGAACGAGAAAAGGAGTTTCGTACCAGTGTTTGCGCTAAAGTACACAAAATTATCCCAGAAAAACCATACCAAGAAATAGAAAgttcattcaaaatatttttcaagagtTCCGTTTCAATAAGTTCAGGACTTCATAGAAGTCGGGAGATCAAGTCGTTTTTTGTTGACcttactgaaaaaattattgagCCTTTAAAGCAGGCAAAGTGGtcaaaaaaagactttttgatATTCATTGAAACTTATGATGATATTGGTGCACATATTGTTTCTCGACTGGACAGTCGAATTTGTGAAACTTGGAAACGATATAACAAAGGAATAATGCTATGTTTAGGTTTTATGTATCTATAG